The Aethina tumida isolate Nest 87 chromosome 6, icAetTumi1.1, whole genome shotgun sequence genome has a segment encoding these proteins:
- the LOC126266020 gene encoding uncharacterized protein LOC126266020, with product MTSFGATEIVRNTNANGQQYNSTFKIRGQVYHKMGSLLPMPNEPHKFLQIYFMGSEDSGSALANRVNARCDYNNLDSFYARRIVSELDALLNEHNELLKIFKSHMHQLQSDNHAIVINPDKTPAGEHIRRFNAPVVDDVAGIMVGDCTAAREIVIRRRNNNLHFITDTHRSYDALQYPLMFWKGQDGYCINIKQRDPVSGAETNKNVSSKDYYAYRLMIRRGLDNVILRCRELCQQFMVDMYAKIESERPRYLRYNQLKLRAEEYIHLRDAINNNADVAEIGNHVILPSSYVGSARHMQEYIQDALTFVREYGRPCLFITFTCNPKWP from the exons ATGACATCGTTCGGAGCAACAGAAATAGTTCGAAATACTAATGCAAATGGTCAACAATACAATTCTACATTCAAAATCAGAGGCCAAGTTTATCATAAAATGGGCTCACTGCTGCCAATGCCAAACGAACCACATAAATTCTTACAAATCTACTTTATGGGCAGCGAGGATTCCGGAAGCGCACTTGCCAATCGCGTGAATGCACGTTGTGATTATAATAACCTTGATTCATTTTATGCCAGACGCATCGTCAGCGAGCTAGATGCTCTATTGAACGAGCACAAcgaattgttgaaaatattcaaatcacaTATGCACCAATTACAAAGCGATAATCACGCTATCGTCATTAATCCTGATAAAACACCAGCTGGAGAGCATATTCGTAGATTCAATGCACCAGTTGTTGATGATGTTGCTGGAATCATGGTTGGCGATTGTACAGCTGCACGAGAAATTGTGATTCgtagaagaaataataatcttcACTTCATTACTGACACACATCGCTCATATGACGCTCTCCAATATCCGCTAATGTTCTGGAAGGGACAAGACGGATAttgtataaacataaaacaacgAGATCCCGTATCAG GAGCTGAAACAAACAAGAACGTTAGCTCAAAGGATTATTATGCGTACCGATTAATGATTAGACGTGGCCTGGACAACGTCATTCTACGATGTCGTGAGCTTTGTCAACAATTCATGGTGGACATGTACGCGAAGATTGAGAGCGAACGACCACGATACTTACGATATAATCAACTAAAGCTACGCGCGGAAGAGTACATTCATTTGCGAGACGCTATCAACAACAACGCCGACGTGGCCGAAATTGGTAACCATGTCATTTTACCATCATCGTACGTAGGAAGTGCACGTCATATGCAAGAATATATACAGGATGCTCTGACATTCGTGCGCGAATATGGACGACCATGTTTATTTATCACGTTCACATGTAATCCAAAATGGCCATAG